A portion of the Luxibacter massiliensis genome contains these proteins:
- a CDS encoding diaminopimelate decarboxylase — translation MKKSTFVTKEQLDHIVKEFPTPFHLYDERGIRENAKALKEAFSWNPGYKEYFAVKATPNPFLINILKEYGCGCDCSSYTELMLSDAIGVKGGDIMFSSNDTPAEDYILADKLGAIINLDDITHIDFLEKTIGHIPETISCRFNPGGLFKISNDIMDNPGDSKYGMTKAQITEAFRILKEKGARQFGIHAFLASNTVTNEYYPMLAKVLFEEAVRLKKETGAHIKFINLSGGIGIPYRPDQDPNDIRVIGDGVRRVYEEVLVPAGMDDVAIYTELGRYMMGPYGCLVTTAIHEKHTYKEYIGVDACAVHLMRPAMYGAYHHITVAGKEEEPCTCKYDVSGSLCENNDKFAIDRMLPKIEKGDYLIIHDTGAHGFSMGYNYNGKLRSAEVLLKEDGSTQLIRRAETPADYFATFDCFEIGKKLLQNHL, via the coding sequence ATGAAAAAAAGCACATTTGTGACAAAAGAGCAGCTGGATCATATAGTCAAGGAATTCCCCACTCCTTTTCATCTGTATGATGAGCGGGGAATCCGTGAAAATGCGAAGGCTTTGAAGGAGGCTTTTTCATGGAATCCGGGATATAAGGAGTATTTTGCTGTGAAAGCAACGCCAAATCCGTTTCTGATTAATATATTAAAGGAGTATGGCTGCGGCTGTGACTGTTCTTCATACACTGAGCTGATGCTGTCAGACGCGATTGGTGTGAAAGGCGGGGACATTATGTTTTCTTCAAATGATACCCCGGCGGAGGATTATATTCTGGCAGATAAGCTGGGAGCCATTATTAATTTGGATGATATTACACACATTGATTTTTTGGAGAAAACAATCGGGCATATTCCAGAGACAATCAGCTGCCGTTTTAACCCTGGGGGGTTATTTAAGATCAGCAATGATATTATGGATAACCCAGGGGATTCCAAATACGGAATGACAAAGGCGCAGATTACGGAAGCATTTCGGATATTGAAAGAGAAAGGGGCCAGGCAGTTTGGCATCCATGCTTTTCTGGCCAGCAATACAGTGACAAATGAGTATTACCCTATGTTGGCTAAAGTGCTTTTTGAGGAAGCTGTGCGGCTCAAAAAGGAGACGGGCGCCCATATTAAATTTATTAACTTATCAGGGGGCATAGGAATACCTTACAGGCCTGACCAGGATCCAAATGATATCCGTGTGATAGGCGATGGCGTCCGCCGGGTTTATGAAGAGGTTCTTGTACCGGCGGGAATGGATGATGTGGCCATTTATACGGAGCTGGGACGCTATATGATGGGACCTTATGGGTGTCTGGTCACTACGGCTATCCATGAGAAACATACTTACAAAGAGTATATCGGTGTAGACGCATGTGCAGTTCATTTAATGCGGCCGGCCATGTATGGGGCTTACCACCATATTACGGTGGCAGGCAAGGAAGAAGAGCCATGTACTTGTAAGTACGATGTTTCTGGGTCATTGTGTGAGAACAATGATAAATTTGCTATTGACAGGATGCTGCCTAAAATAGAAAAGGGGGACTATCTGATCATTCATGACACAGGGGCCCATGGGTTTTCTATGGGGTATAATTATAATGGGAAACTCAGGTCTGCCGAGGTGCTTTTAAAGGAAGACGGCAGTACACAGTTAATCAGGCGGGCGGAAACCCCGGCAGATTATTTTGCCACATTTGACTGTTTTGAGATTGGAAAAAAATTGTTGCAAAATCATTTATAA
- a CDS encoding GNAT family N-acetyltransferase, whose amino-acid sequence MEYKVDDTELNASAFIAFVNQIWPGDYDIEKTRMALEKTINITVHDKKVLIGCLRILSDGYYFGTITELLVLPAYQKQGVGSRLLQLAKENTQTMLYFGAQPGAEQFYEKNGCKKSIQSYMIEKNKFV is encoded by the coding sequence ATGGAATATAAGGTGGATGATACAGAGCTTAATGCTTCAGCTTTTATAGCGTTTGTCAATCAAATATGGCCAGGGGATTATGACATAGAGAAAACCCGGATGGCATTGGAGAAGACAATCAATATAACTGTCCATGATAAGAAAGTGCTTATAGGCTGCCTGCGTATTCTTTCTGACGGCTATTATTTTGGGACAATTACAGAATTACTTGTACTGCCTGCATATCAAAAACAAGGAGTCGGAAGCAGGCTTCTTCAGCTCGCCAAAGAGAATACACAGACTATGCTGTATTTTGGGGCGCAGCCAGGCGCGGAGCAGTTTTATGAGAAGAATGGCTGTAAAAAAAGCATCCAATCGTATATGATAGAGAAGAATAAATTTGTATAG
- the pckA gene encoding phosphoenolpyruvate carboxykinase (ATP) gives MAEINLKKYGINGTTEIVHNPSYEMLFEEETKPELEGFEKGQESELGAVNVMTGVYTGRSPKDKFIVMDENSKDTVWWTSDEYKNDNHPATQEAWDTVKDIALKELSDKRLFVVDAFCGANKDTRMAIRFIVEVAWQAHFVTNMFIQPTAEELENFEPDFVVYNASKAKVENYKELGLNSETAVMFNISSREQVIVNTWYGGEMKKGMFSMMNYYLPLKGIASMHCSANTDMDGENTAIFFGLSGTGKTTLSTDPKRLLIGDDEHGWDDNGVFNFEGGCYAKVIDLDKESEPDIYNAIKRDALLENVTLDADGKIDFTDKSVTENTRVSYPIDHIEKIVRPVSAAPAAKNVIFLSADAFGVLPPVSILTPEQTQYYFLSGFTAKLAGTERGITEPTPTFSACFGQAFLELHPTKYAEELVKKMKESGAKAYLVNTGWNGTGKRISIRDTRGIIDAILNGDILKADTKTIPYFNFEVPTELPGVDTNIIDPRNTYADAAEWEAKAKDLAQRFVKNFAKYEGNEAGKSLVSAGPQL, from the coding sequence ATGGCAGAAATCAATTTAAAAAAGTATGGCATTAATGGTACAACAGAAATTGTTCACAATCCTTCTTACGAGATGTTGTTTGAAGAAGAGACAAAACCAGAATTGGAAGGTTTTGAAAAAGGGCAGGAGAGTGAGCTTGGTGCAGTAAATGTAATGACTGGTGTATATACAGGCCGTTCACCGAAAGACAAATTTATTGTCATGGATGAGAATTCAAAAGACACTGTATGGTGGACCTCTGATGAATATAAGAATGACAACCATCCAGCAACACAGGAAGCCTGGGATACTGTAAAGGATATTGCTTTAAAAGAGCTTTCTGATAAAAGGCTGTTTGTTGTAGATGCATTCTGTGGTGCAAACAAGGATACACGTATGGCTATCCGTTTTATTGTTGAAGTTGCATGGCAGGCACATTTTGTTACAAATATGTTTATTCAGCCTACTGCTGAAGAACTGGAGAATTTTGAGCCTGATTTTGTTGTTTATAATGCTTCTAAAGCAAAAGTTGAGAATTACAAGGAGTTGGGATTAAACTCAGAGACCGCTGTTATGTTCAATATTTCAAGCCGCGAGCAGGTAATTGTCAATACCTGGTACGGCGGAGAGATGAAGAAGGGTATGTTCTCCATGATGAATTATTATCTGCCGTTAAAGGGCATTGCTTCTATGCACTGTTCTGCAAACACAGATATGGATGGAGAAAACACAGCAATTTTCTTTGGACTTTCAGGAACAGGCAAGACAACTCTGTCAACAGATCCGAAGCGTCTCCTGATTGGTGATGATGAGCATGGCTGGGATGACAATGGCGTGTTTAACTTCGAAGGCGGATGCTATGCTAAGGTAATCGATCTTGACAAAGAATCTGAGCCGGATATCTATAATGCAATCAAGCGTGACGCCCTTTTGGAGAACGTAACTTTAGACGCAGACGGCAAGATAGATTTCACTGATAAGAGTGTAACAGAAAATACACGTGTTTCTTATCCGATTGACCATATTGAAAAGATTGTCCGCCCAGTATCTGCTGCGCCGGCAGCTAAGAACGTTATTTTCTTGTCTGCAGATGCTTTTGGGGTACTGCCTCCGGTATCTATCCTGACACCAGAGCAGACTCAGTATTATTTCTTATCCGGCTTTACTGCAAAACTTGCCGGGACAGAGAGAGGAATCACAGAGCCTACGCCAACATTCTCTGCCTGCTTCGGACAGGCGTTCTTAGAGCTGCATCCTACTAAATATGCAGAAGAACTTGTGAAAAAGATGAAAGAGAGCGGTGCAAAGGCATATCTTGTAAATACAGGATGGAATGGAACAGGCAAACGTATCTCTATCCGGGACACACGTGGTATTATCGATGCAATTTTAAATGGGGATATTTTGAAGGCTGACACAAAGACCATCCCATATTTTAATTTTGAAGTTCCTACAGAACTTCCAGGCGTGGATACAAATATCATTGACCCACGCAACACATATGCAGATGCCGCAGAGTGGGAGGCTAAAGCTAAAGACCTGGCACAGAGGTTTGTTAAGAACTTTGCAAAATACGAGGGCAATGAGGCTGGAAAGAGCTTGGTTTCTGCAGGGCCTCAGTTATAA
- the trpE gene encoding anthranilate synthase component I, giving the protein MFYPEFQKIEELAEGGGYHTIPIGTEILSDMYTPIGVLQKLKQRGSYCYLLESAKDAQGWGRYSFLGFDPVMEVCCKDGHLIIRQQGEVKELRTECPGNIIRNIIGKYRGPEIEGFPPFTGGLVGYFSYDYIKYVEPSLGLEALDDACFMDVDLMLFEQVIVFDNLQQKLILIDNLHVTPDWRQEYGNVCARLEDLKHMIESDEKGEHIPLHLKSSFCPRFTKQEYCEMVKKAKQYIYDGDIFQVVLSNRLEAKIDGSILDVYRVLRATNPSPYMFYFSGREIEIAGASPETLVKLEKGVLHTFPLAGTQKRGQNPGEDERVEKELLKDEKELAEHNMLVDLGRNDLGKISKIGTVELEKYQTVERFSHVMHIGSTVRGIIREDKDFIDAVDAVLPAGTLSGAPKIRACEIIHELEGHKRGIYGGALGYIDFTGNMDICIAIRMAYAKDGKVYVCSGAGIVADSVPEKEYRECIHKAEAVVSAVKKAGEGMKP; this is encoded by the coding sequence ATGTTTTATCCGGAGTTTCAGAAAATTGAGGAGCTGGCAGAAGGGGGAGGGTACCATACAATCCCGATTGGTACAGAGATATTATCGGATATGTATACTCCCATAGGGGTGCTGCAAAAGTTAAAGCAGAGGGGTTCTTACTGTTATTTGCTTGAAAGTGCAAAGGATGCGCAGGGATGGGGGCGGTATAGTTTCCTGGGTTTTGATCCTGTAATGGAGGTTTGTTGTAAGGATGGACATTTGATAATCAGGCAGCAGGGGGAAGTGAAGGAATTGAGAACTGAATGCCCGGGAAATATAATCAGGAATATTATTGGCAAGTACCGGGGGCCTGAGATTGAAGGGTTTCCTCCTTTTACCGGAGGACTGGTAGGGTATTTCTCTTATGATTATATAAAATATGTGGAACCATCCCTGGGATTGGAGGCTTTGGATGATGCCTGTTTTATGGATGTGGATTTGATGCTTTTTGAGCAGGTTATTGTGTTTGACAATCTGCAGCAGAAATTGATTTTAATTGACAATCTCCATGTAACGCCTGATTGGAGGCAGGAATATGGAAATGTATGTGCCAGGCTGGAGGATTTAAAGCATATGATTGAATCTGATGAGAAAGGGGAGCATATACCGCTGCACCTGAAAAGTAGTTTTTGTCCAAGATTTACAAAGCAAGAATATTGTGAGATGGTGAAGAAGGCAAAACAGTATATTTATGACGGAGATATTTTTCAGGTGGTACTTTCTAACAGGCTTGAGGCGAAAATAGATGGAAGTATTTTGGATGTATACCGGGTACTCAGAGCAACAAATCCGTCCCCCTATATGTTCTATTTCTCAGGGAGAGAAATTGAAATTGCAGGGGCCTCCCCAGAAACCCTTGTAAAGCTGGAGAAGGGAGTCCTCCACACATTCCCCTTAGCAGGGACTCAGAAGAGAGGCCAAAATCCCGGGGAGGACGAAAGAGTGGAAAAGGAACTCTTAAAAGATGAGAAAGAGCTGGCAGAGCATAATATGTTGGTAGATTTGGGGAGAAATGACTTGGGGAAAATCAGTAAAATTGGAACTGTGGAATTAGAAAAATATCAGACTGTGGAAAGATTCTCCCATGTTATGCATATAGGTTCAACGGTGCGCGGCATCATTAGAGAAGATAAAGATTTTATAGACGCAGTAGATGCGGTACTTCCTGCCGGAACCCTTTCCGGGGCGCCCAAAATACGTGCCTGTGAGATTATTCATGAATTGGAAGGACATAAGAGGGGGATTTATGGAGGGGCCCTGGGATATATTGATTTTACAGGAAACATGGATATCTGTATTGCTATAAGAATGGCTTATGCAAAAGATGGGAAGGTATATGTTTGTTCTGGGGCAGGGATTGTGGCCGACAGTGTGCCTGAGAAAGAATACAGGGAGTGTATCCACAAAGCAGAAGCCGTTGTGAGCGCTGTAAAAAAAGCCGGGGAGGGGATGAAGCCATGA
- a CDS encoding anthranilate synthase component II, with the protein MILLIDNYDSFTYNLYQMLGACGENLQVVRNDEKTVRQIRNMAPDYLVLSPGPGRPENAGVCIEAIQYFTGKIPVLGVCLGHQAICQAFGGKIVHGKKLMHGKASAVVQCTESRLFKGMSGEFSAARYHSLVADIHEFPEELRITAKSREGEIMAAEHAAYPVFGIQFHPESILTPDGERILKNFLECGRQS; encoded by the coding sequence ATGATTTTGCTGATAGATAATTATGACAGTTTTACTTATAACCTGTACCAGATGCTGGGGGCATGTGGTGAAAATCTTCAGGTCGTCAGGAATGATGAAAAGACAGTTAGACAGATCCGTAACATGGCGCCAGATTATTTAGTTTTGTCCCCTGGACCAGGAAGGCCGGAAAATGCAGGAGTATGCATAGAAGCTATCCAGTATTTCACAGGAAAGATCCCTGTTCTTGGAGTATGCCTGGGCCATCAGGCCATCTGCCAGGCCTTTGGGGGGAAGATAGTTCACGGAAAGAAGCTTATGCATGGGAAAGCATCTGCCGTGGTTCAATGTACGGAGAGCAGGTTATTTAAAGGAATGAGCGGAGAGTTCTCCGCCGCCAGGTACCATTCCCTTGTGGCCGATATACATGAATTTCCAGAGGAGCTTAGAATAACTGCAAAGAGCCGGGAGGGAGAGATTATGGCGGCAGAACATGCTGCATATCCGGTTTTTGGTATTCAGTTTCATCCGGAATCTATTTTGACTCCTGATGGAGAGAGGATCCTAAAGAACTTTTTGGAATGCGGCAGACAAAGTTAG
- the trpD gene encoding anthranilate phosphoribosyltransferase has protein sequence MIKEAILKLSERKDLTFDEAYRVMDEIMEGRVSDVQMSAYLTAMSLKGETIEEITASAAGMRAHCVKLLHNVDALEIVGTGGDGANTFNISTTAALVAAAAGVPVAKHGNRAASSRCGAADVLESLGVNIHVTPEQSTRLLEQIGICFLFAQNYHIAMKYVAPVRKELGIRTIFNILGPLANPAGANMEVLGVYEEALVEPLARVLANLGVKNAMVVYGQDRLDEISMSAPTTVCEIKNGDFHSYEICPEQFGFAPCKREELEGGTPQENAVITRAILNGSEKGPKRKAVILNAGAALYVAGKADTLGEGVKLAQEVIDSGRAMEKLEQFIQYSNGEKRE, from the coding sequence ATGATAAAAGAAGCAATTCTGAAGTTGTCAGAGAGAAAAGATTTGACATTTGATGAGGCATACAGGGTTATGGATGAGATTATGGAAGGGCGTGTCAGTGACGTCCAGATGAGCGCTTATCTGACAGCTATGAGCCTGAAGGGAGAGACAATAGAAGAAATTACAGCATCAGCTGCAGGGATGCGCGCCCACTGTGTAAAACTGCTCCACAATGTGGATGCACTGGAGATTGTAGGCACAGGCGGCGACGGGGCAAACACTTTTAATATTTCTACCACTGCGGCCCTGGTGGCTGCTGCGGCAGGCGTACCTGTGGCAAAGCATGGGAACCGTGCAGCTTCCAGCAGATGCGGCGCTGCAGATGTGCTGGAAAGCCTGGGGGTCAATATTCATGTGACTCCAGAGCAAAGTACACGGCTGTTGGAACAAATAGGAATTTGTTTTCTGTTTGCGCAAAATTACCATATTGCAATGAAATACGTTGCACCAGTCAGAAAAGAGCTGGGAATCAGGACTATTTTTAATATATTGGGTCCCCTGGCAAATCCGGCAGGGGCGAATATGGAGGTGCTGGGAGTTTATGAGGAAGCGCTCGTAGAGCCTCTGGCCAGGGTACTGGCTAATTTAGGCGTCAAAAATGCCATGGTTGTGTATGGGCAGGACCGGCTGGATGAAATTTCTATGAGTGCGCCCACAACTGTGTGCGAGATTAAAAATGGGGATTTTCATTCTTATGAAATCTGCCCGGAGCAATTTGGTTTCGCCCCATGCAAGAGGGAAGAATTGGAGGGCGGTACCCCTCAGGAAAATGCCGTGATCACCCGGGCCATTTTAAATGGCAGTGAAAAGGGGCCAAAACGTAAGGCGGTTATCCTCAATGCAGGCGCTGCTTTGTATGTAGCCGGAAAAGCAGACACTCTGGGAGAGGGGGTTAAACTTGCACAGGAGGTTATTGACAGTGGAAGGGCCATGGAAAAGCTGGAACAGTTTATTCAATATTCAAATGGAGAAAAAAGAGAATGA
- the trpC gene encoding indole-3-glycerol phosphate synthase TrpC, which translates to MILENIVKKTEERIDAKKKILPEAELREKAYKIAERELKNTNGQFCFPFEKALKAEGIAFICEVKKASPSKGVIAEDFLYLKIACEYEEAGAAAISVLTEPFYFQGQDHFLEEIAEKVNIPVLRKDFTVDAYMLYEAKCMNASAVLLICAILSDSQIAEYLRISRELGLSALVEAHTEEEVKRALSCGASVIGVNNRDLKTFKTDIRVSEQLRQLVPHTLTYVSESGITLPEDIGRLQRIGTDAVLIGETLMRCRNKKKMMEELKGEA; encoded by the coding sequence ATGATCCTGGAAAACATTGTAAAAAAAACAGAGGAAAGAATCGATGCAAAGAAAAAAATACTGCCGGAAGCTGAACTTCGGGAAAAAGCATATAAAATTGCTGAAAGAGAACTAAAGAATACAAATGGACAATTCTGCTTTCCTTTTGAAAAAGCACTGAAAGCAGAGGGCATTGCCTTTATCTGTGAAGTGAAGAAGGCATCCCCTTCAAAAGGAGTGATTGCAGAAGATTTCCTATACCTGAAAATTGCCTGTGAGTATGAAGAGGCCGGGGCCGCTGCAATCTCTGTCTTGACAGAGCCTTTTTATTTCCAGGGACAGGATCATTTCCTGGAGGAAATTGCAGAAAAGGTGAATATTCCTGTATTAAGGAAAGATTTCACTGTAGATGCATATATGCTCTATGAAGCCAAATGTATGAATGCGTCAGCAGTACTTCTCATCTGCGCCATCCTAAGTGACAGCCAGATAGCAGAATACTTGAGAATATCAAGGGAGCTGGGACTTTCCGCCCTGGTAGAGGCACATACAGAGGAGGAGGTAAAAAGAGCGCTTTCATGCGGCGCCTCCGTGATTGGCGTAAATAACCGTGACTTGAAAACTTTTAAAACAGACATCAGAGTCAGTGAACAACTCAGGCAGTTGGTGCCCCATACGTTGACCTATGTGTCAGAAAGTGGAATAACCTTGCCAGAGGATATAGGAAGACTTCAGAGGATTGGCACAGATGCGGTATTGATAGGGGAGACACTGATGAGATGTAGAAATAAAAAGAAGATGATGGAGGAACTGAAAGGGGAGGCATAA
- a CDS encoding phosphoribosylanthranilate isomerase, whose amino-acid sequence MKVKICGLSCLADIEAVNAVRPDWIGFVFAKKSRRYIRPEQAALLKERLNQAVKAAGVFVDERMETILDLAEHRMIDIIQLHGNEDVEFMNRLKYYCDIPVVKAISMTEEDFEEKIYRWEGSSVDYLLLDSGGGGTGRQFDYSRITKIVKPFFLAGGLTPENVEGAVLNVRPFGVDISSGVETEGRKDRNKIEAVVRRIRNAEGKIW is encoded by the coding sequence ATGAAGGTTAAAATATGTGGTTTAAGCTGTCTGGCAGATATTGAGGCCGTAAATGCTGTACGCCCGGACTGGATAGGCTTTGTATTTGCTAAAAAGAGCAGGAGGTATATCAGGCCTGAGCAGGCAGCGCTGCTCAAGGAAAGGCTGAATCAAGCTGTAAAGGCGGCAGGTGTATTTGTGGATGAGAGGATGGAAACTATTTTGGATCTCGCAGAGCACAGAATGATAGATATAATCCAGCTCCATGGGAATGAGGACGTGGAATTTATGAATAGGCTCAAATATTACTGTGATATCCCCGTGGTAAAAGCTATCTCCATGACAGAGGAGGATTTTGAGGAGAAGATTTACCGATGGGAGGGCAGCAGCGTGGATTATCTGCTTTTGGACAGTGGGGGCGGGGGCACAGGCCGGCAGTTTGATTACAGCAGGATTACAAAAATTGTAAAACCCTTTTTTCTGGCAGGCGGGCTGACACCTGAGAATGTGGAGGGGGCAGTGCTTAACGTAAGGCCCTTTGGTGTTGATATAAGCAGCGGGGTGGAAACAGAGGGCAGGAAAGACAGAAATAAAATAGAAGCAGTAGTAAGGAGGATAAGAAATGCCGAAGGGAAGATTTGGTGA
- the trpB gene encoding tryptophan synthase subunit beta produces MPKGRFGEFGGQYISETLMNELINLQEQYEYYKNEAGFQKELSRLYNEYAGRPSLLYYAEKMTRQLGGAKIYLKREDLNHTGSHKINNVLGQVLLAKKMGKTRVIAETGAGQHGVATATAAALLGMECEVFMGREDTRRQALNVYRMELLGAKVHPVTSGTQTLKDAVNETMREWTKRVSDTHYVLGSVMGPHPFPTMVRDFQSVISREAKRQILEVQGKLPSAVLACIGGGSNAMGMFYHFIPDSQVRLIGCEAAGRGIHTKQHAATMAKGTIGVFHGMKSYFCQDENGQIAPVYSISAGLDYPGVGPEHAFLRDCGRAEYVPVTDDEAVEAFEYLAATEGIICAIESAHAVAHARKIAPRMDRDESIIICLSGRGDKDAAAIAKYKGVNIDE; encoded by the coding sequence ATGCCGAAGGGAAGATTTGGTGAATTTGGAGGGCAGTATATTTCTGAGACTTTAATGAATGAATTAATAAATCTACAGGAACAGTATGAGTATTATAAAAATGAAGCCGGTTTCCAGAAAGAGCTGAGCAGGCTGTATAATGAGTATGCGGGCAGGCCGTCATTATTGTATTATGCCGAGAAAATGACCCGCCAGCTTGGAGGGGCGAAAATCTATCTCAAACGTGAAGATCTGAACCATACAGGCTCCCATAAAATCAATAATGTACTGGGCCAGGTGCTGTTGGCAAAAAAAATGGGAAAAACAAGGGTCATAGCAGAAACTGGTGCCGGCCAGCACGGGGTAGCCACTGCCACGGCGGCTGCATTGCTGGGGATGGAATGTGAAGTATTTATGGGAAGGGAGGACACCAGGCGCCAGGCGCTGAATGTTTACAGGATGGAGCTGCTGGGGGCAAAGGTACATCCAGTGACAAGTGGGACGCAGACACTTAAAGATGCTGTAAATGAAACAATGCGGGAATGGACAAAGCGGGTGTCGGACACACACTATGTCCTTGGTTCTGTCATGGGGCCCCATCCATTCCCCACCATGGTGAGGGATTTCCAGAGTGTGATCAGCCGGGAGGCCAAAAGGCAGATCCTGGAGGTACAGGGAAAACTCCCTTCAGCAGTGCTGGCCTGCATAGGCGGGGGCAGTAATGCCATGGGAATGTTTTATCATTTTATCCCAGACAGCCAGGTACGCCTTATAGGCTGTGAGGCGGCAGGCAGGGGGATCCATACGAAACAGCATGCGGCCACCATGGCAAAGGGAACCATAGGCGTATTCCACGGCATGAAATCCTATTTCTGCCAGGATGAAAATGGCCAGATCGCACCGGTCTATTCTATTTCTGCGGGACTGGATTATCCGGGGGTAGGGCCGGAGCACGCATTTCTCAGGGACTGCGGGCGTGCAGAGTATGTGCCAGTCACTGATGATGAGGCGGTGGAGGCTTTCGAATATCTGGCAGCCACTGAAGGGATTATCTGTGCCATAGAAAGCGCACATGCAGTTGCCCATGCAAGAAAGATCGCACCCCGCATGGACAGAGACGAGAGCATTATCATCTGCCTGTCAGGGCGTGGGGACAAGGATGCGGCAGCCATTGCAAAATACAAGGGGGTAAATATCGATGAGTAA
- the trpA gene encoding tryptophan synthase subunit alpha, whose translation MSKIEKAFENGKAFIPFLTAGDPCAEKTVQYILALETAGADLVEIGIPFSDPPAEGPMIQKANIRALQSGITTEGVFKIVQAVRQKSQIPLVFLTYLNPVFQYGYEKFFARCESMGVDGIIIPDLPYEEKGELAEEARRHAVDIISMVAPTSKQRIQMIAREAEGFLYIVSSMGVTGIRGSIETDIASMVASVREVTDIPTAVGFGISTPEQAKAMAAVSDGAIVGSAVVRLIQEYGEQAEAYLEEYVRSMKEAVNMADSAHSI comes from the coding sequence ATGAGTAAAATAGAAAAAGCATTTGAGAATGGAAAAGCATTTATTCCATTTCTGACAGCAGGTGACCCCTGCGCCGAAAAGACAGTCCAGTATATATTGGCGCTGGAAACAGCAGGGGCGGATCTTGTTGAAATCGGAATCCCTTTTTCAGATCCTCCTGCAGAAGGGCCCATGATCCAAAAAGCCAATATCCGCGCTCTCCAGTCAGGGATTACAACAGAGGGCGTATTTAAGATTGTTCAGGCAGTGCGCCAAAAAAGCCAGATACCTCTTGTATTCCTGACCTATTTAAATCCTGTATTCCAATATGGATATGAAAAATTTTTTGCAAGATGTGAATCCATGGGGGTGGACGGCATTATAATACCAGACCTGCCCTATGAAGAAAAAGGCGAACTTGCAGAGGAGGCCCGCAGGCACGCTGTGGATATTATATCCATGGTGGCGCCCACATCAAAACAGAGAATCCAGATGATTGCCAGGGAGGCAGAAGGATTCCTCTATATAGTTTCCTCTATGGGGGTAACTGGCATACGGGGCAGTATTGAAACAGATATTGCCTCTATGGTGGCATCTGTCAGGGAAGTGACGGATATTCCCACAGCGGTAGGATTTGGAATCAGCACGCCTGAACAGGCAAAGGCCATGGCAGCAGTCTCAGATGGAGCCATTGTAGGCAGCGCAGTTGTCAGGCTGATACAAGAATATGGGGAGCAGGCAGAGGCTTACCTGGAAGAATATGTAAGATCTATGAAGGAGGCCGTCAATATGGCTGACAGTGCCCATAGCATATAG
- a CDS encoding HAD family hydrolase, whose protein sequence is MDGIIFDVDGTLWDSTDTVAKSWNQVIAGNSDLDIRLDGGILKNLFGKTMDEIYNTVFPTLPKEEQDRLGALCFAHENKLLETEPGTVYEGTEDTLRALAGKMPVFIVSNCQCGYIEVFLKVSGLGDIVKDHLCFGETLVSKGQSIRMLMERNQLKDVVYVGDTQGDFLACQEAGIPFIFAKYGFGEVPQAKDSIDHIFDLQARFL, encoded by the coding sequence ATGGATGGAATTATTTTTGATGTAGACGGGACTCTCTGGGATTCTACAGACACTGTGGCAAAATCCTGGAACCAGGTAATTGCCGGGAATTCTGATTTAGATATCAGGCTGGACGGCGGCATCCTTAAAAATCTCTTTGGAAAAACAATGGATGAGATTTACAATACCGTTTTTCCTACCCTGCCAAAGGAGGAGCAGGACAGGCTGGGCGCGCTGTGCTTCGCCCATGAAAACAAACTATTGGAGACAGAACCGGGAACAGTCTATGAAGGGACAGAGGACACCCTGCGGGCACTTGCAGGAAAAATGCCTGTCTTTATAGTCAGCAACTGCCAGTGCGGCTATATTGAGGTATTCCTGAAAGTCTCAGGTCTTGGGGATATTGTAAAGGACCATCTCTGTTTCGGGGAAACCCTTGTCTCAAAGGGACAGTCCATCCGTATGCTTATGGAGCGCAACCAGCTTAAGGATGTGGTATATGTAGGCGATACCCAGGGTGACTTTCTGGCCTGCCAGGAAGCCGGTATCCCCTTTATCTTTGCAAAATATGGCTTTGGCGAGGTTCCCCAGGCGAAAGATTCCATTGACCATATCTTTGACCTGCAGGCACGTTTCCTGTAA